A single genomic interval of Candidatus Jordarchaeales archaeon harbors:
- a CDS encoding DUF2095 family protein, whose amino-acid sequence MEYDRKRFREEFPHLAKELEEAEGIRIPIRGIRTCEIKDIDVVRLLRRCDNEEQALEIIEYLRKRGEITEEYAAQILKQLKEKGLRSFGSKISWGFFEKEYRNNF is encoded by the coding sequence ATGGAGTACGACAGAAAGAGGTTTAGGGAGGAGTTCCCCCATCTTGCAAAAGAACTCGAAGAAGCAGAAGGGATAAGGATTCCGATAAGGGGTATAAGGACTTGTGAAATAAAGGATATAGACGTCGTTAGGCTGCTACGAAGATGCGACAATGAAGAGCAGGCACTAGAGATCATAGAGTACCTGAGGAAAAGGGGGGAAATCACCGAAGAATATGCTGCGCAGATACTTAAGCAGTTGAAGGAAAAAGGGTTGCGGTCTTTTGGAAGTAAAATCTCGTGGGGGTTCTTCGAAAAAGAGTATAGAAACAATTTCTAG
- a CDS encoding radical SAM protein — MKEYNLVRKDHRKVDLKFALCYPSTYAVGMSSLGFRLIYALLNSRDDVACERFFYTFEGEPRSVESGLRLSEFDVIGFSLQYEEDYVNMVRMLIDSKIPVRRSERSEDDPLIVAGGVCATENPMPLSDFVDVFVVGDGEILADKLADICIEERDREACIEALSNIEGIYTPAFNDGEKVRRVWCKSIENVFYPIRQVVPAGGERLAPVFGRTFLLEVARGCERGCRFCLIGFIGRPRRTRSKEVLRKLMDEGVKQSGVQKITFIASSMAGLDIVDLCWEAVNAGFEISLPSLSIDTITDELLEALMKGGQRTITIAPEAGTESMRRRINKPFSDDEVISTAERILERGFNLKAYFMIGLPYESDEDVEAIAKITGKMVRKGMRGKLKIDLNPFVPKPHTPFSWAPMNTLPTLRNKKEKVRKQAKIGGVVIEGEDPRRALIEAILSLGGKEVGQVIELAAIYGGGLGAWRRALKESRVRIDYVHELKDPDKEYPWEIIDVGVNKSFLVKEWERAKEEVWTPPYSHCKECMVCNC, encoded by the coding sequence ATGAAAGAATACAATTTAGTTAGAAAAGACCACCGCAAAGTAGATTTAAAATTTGCATTATGCTACCCTAGCACCTATGCTGTTGGCATGTCCTCTTTGGGTTTCCGCTTAATCTACGCTCTTCTAAACTCCAGAGACGATGTTGCATGCGAGAGGTTCTTTTATACTTTTGAGGGAGAGCCTAGGAGCGTCGAGTCAGGTTTAAGGTTAAGTGAGTTCGACGTAATTGGTTTTTCTCTTCAATACGAAGAGGACTACGTGAATATGGTAAGAATGCTCATCGATTCAAAAATACCTGTTAGGAGAAGTGAAAGAAGTGAGGATGATCCATTAATCGTTGCCGGAGGGGTTTGCGCTACTGAAAATCCAATGCCGCTGTCGGATTTCGTCGACGTTTTTGTGGTTGGTGACGGAGAAATTCTGGCAGACAAGTTGGCGGACATATGCATTGAAGAGAGAGATAGGGAAGCATGCATAGAAGCACTGTCAAACATAGAGGGGATCTATACACCAGCTTTTAATGATGGGGAGAAAGTTAGAAGAGTGTGGTGTAAATCTATTGAAAACGTCTTCTATCCAATTAGGCAGGTGGTTCCGGCTGGAGGGGAGAGGCTCGCCCCCGTTTTCGGGAGAACCTTCCTCTTAGAAGTTGCTAGAGGGTGTGAAAGAGGGTGCAGATTTTGTTTAATAGGTTTCATAGGGAGGCCTAGGCGTACTAGAAGTAAGGAAGTTCTTAGGAAGCTTATGGATGAAGGGGTGAAGCAAAGCGGCGTGCAAAAAATCACTTTTATAGCGTCTTCAATGGCAGGGTTAGATATAGTTGATCTTTGCTGGGAAGCAGTAAACGCTGGCTTTGAAATATCATTACCTTCTTTGAGCATAGACACGATAACAGACGAACTACTAGAAGCCTTGATGAAGGGAGGGCAACGTACGATTACAATAGCTCCCGAAGCAGGAACTGAAAGCATGAGAAGAAGGATAAATAAGCCGTTTTCAGACGATGAAGTAATCTCCACTGCTGAAAGGATACTAGAACGTGGCTTCAATTTGAAAGCGTATTTTATGATTGGGCTTCCTTACGAAAGCGATGAAGACGTAGAAGCTATCGCAAAAATTACTGGTAAAATGGTTAGAAAAGGTATGAGAGGAAAGTTAAAAATAGACTTAAATCCATTTGTCCCAAAACCGCACACGCCCTTCTCCTGGGCTCCGATGAATACGCTTCCAACGCTCAGAAACAAGAAAGAGAAAGTAAGAAAGCAAGCAAAGATTGGAGGCGTAGTTATCGAGGGAGAGGACCCAAGGAGGGCTTTGATTGAAGCGATCTTATCGTTAGGGGGAAAAGAGGTCGGGCAGGTGATAGAATTGGCAGCGATTTACGGTGGAGGGCTTGGGGCCTGGAGACGTGCACTTAAGGAAAGTAGAGTTAGAATTGATTACGTACATGAGTTAAAAGATCCTGATAAAGAGTATCCGTGGGAGATAATTGATGTAGGAGTTAACAAGAGTTTTTTAGTGAAAGAGTGGGAAAGAGCTAAAGAAGAGGTGTGGACACCACCTTACAGTCACTGTAAAGAGTGCATGGTTTGTAATTGCTGA
- a CDS encoding actin family protein, which produces MAREEEMIAAKPIVIDNGTGLTKNGFAGEDQPRSVWPTCIGYPKYASIMTDVEHYTREYYIGEEALNLRGVLRLVYPIEHGVVTDWDAMEKIWHYTFFNDLRVDPSEHPVLLTEPPLNPRENREKMAEIMFETFNTPAIYVAMQAVLSLYASGRTTGLVVDSGDGVTHIVPIYEGFALTHAITRIDLAGRDITEYLRRLLRQRGYSFVSTAEREIVRDIKEKLCYVALDPEKELKLAEKVSGIEKTYVLPDGETITIGAERFLAPEVFFNPGVIGLDAPPLDEAIVETIKKCDIDLRRELYANIVLSGGSTMFPGLKERLHKEISELVPENVEIKIIAPPERQYSVWIGGSILASLRTFQKMWVTKKEYQEGGVGVIHRCF; this is translated from the coding sequence ATGGCACGCGAAGAAGAAATGATTGCTGCGAAACCTATAGTAATAGACAATGGAACAGGGTTAACTAAGAATGGGTTTGCAGGGGAGGATCAGCCTCGTTCCGTATGGCCAACTTGTATAGGATATCCGAAGTATGCGTCAATAATGACGGACGTAGAACACTACACGAGAGAATATTACATTGGAGAGGAGGCACTTAACCTGCGAGGAGTACTCAGGTTAGTTTACCCAATAGAGCATGGTGTAGTTACAGATTGGGATGCTATGGAAAAAATCTGGCACTACACGTTCTTCAACGACTTGAGAGTCGACCCTTCAGAGCACCCTGTATTACTAACGGAGCCGCCGCTGAACCCGCGTGAAAACAGGGAAAAAATGGCTGAAATAATGTTTGAAACATTTAATACACCGGCTATATATGTTGCAATGCAAGCTGTTCTCTCGCTCTATGCGTCTGGAAGGACAACGGGTCTAGTGGTAGACTCGGGAGATGGAGTAACACACATAGTTCCAATCTATGAAGGTTTCGCGTTAACACACGCCATTACCAGGATAGATCTTGCAGGGAGGGATATAACTGAGTACTTGCGAAGGCTCCTAAGACAACGCGGTTACAGCTTCGTTTCAACAGCTGAAAGAGAAATAGTCAGGGACATTAAGGAAAAGCTCTGCTATGTGGCATTGGACCCTGAAAAGGAGCTCAAACTTGCAGAGAAAGTTTCAGGCATAGAAAAAACATACGTACTACCTGATGGCGAAACTATTACTATTGGTGCCGAGAGATTCCTAGCACCAGAAGTCTTCTTCAACCCGGGAGTTATCGGATTAGATGCACCGCCGCTAGATGAAGCAATAGTCGAGACTATTAAGAAGTGCGACATCGACTTGAGAAGAGAGTTATACGCTAACATAGTCCTTTCAGGCGGCTCAACAATGTTTCCAGGTTTAAAGGAAAGATTGCACAAAGAGATATCAGAGCTAGTTCCAGAAAATGTTGAAATAAAGATAATTGCGCCGCCCGAGAGACAATATAGTGTCTGGATCGGAGGATCAATATTAGCTTCGTTAAGGACGTTCCAGAAGATGTGGGTTACAAAGAAAGAGTATCAAGAGGGAGGCGTAGGAGTAATTCACAGATGCTTCTAG
- a CDS encoding tRNA-dihydrouridine synthase: MRDVLKRKAILAAMAGICDGEFCFRAAKAGAGMVTLGGLNFDRETVMAGKAVKLRGRTEFEVEVEEIEDFLIKEVRRALEGGAPVAVNARATSLEGIMFAGEVVSKSGAVALEIDAHCRQPEIMAVGAGQALLKRLDELSEWITRLKDSFDIKVILKWRGNVVDDLNVARIAEKAGVDAIHVDAMKEGVNCGDLDLIRKISKSVNVFLIGNNSIRDVESAIEMIKAGADAVSIARAAMKDPTIVGRIALGIEEWQRKEKNGKI; encoded by the coding sequence ATGAGAGACGTCCTGAAACGTAAGGCGATACTTGCCGCGATGGCTGGAATATGTGACGGAGAATTTTGTTTCCGTGCCGCGAAAGCGGGGGCGGGAATGGTAACTCTAGGAGGTTTGAACTTTGACCGAGAAACGGTTATGGCTGGCAAGGCCGTGAAGCTTAGGGGGCGAACAGAGTTCGAAGTTGAAGTAGAAGAGATTGAGGATTTTCTTATAAAGGAGGTTAGAAGAGCGCTGGAGGGAGGGGCGCCTGTCGCTGTAAATGCACGTGCAACAAGTTTAGAGGGAATTATGTTTGCAGGAGAAGTGGTGTCAAAGAGTGGCGCGGTAGCGTTGGAAATAGATGCACATTGCCGCCAGCCTGAAATTATGGCAGTAGGTGCAGGACAGGCTCTTTTGAAAAGGCTAGATGAGCTTTCTGAGTGGATAACACGTCTAAAAGACTCTTTCGATATAAAAGTTATACTTAAGTGGAGAGGGAATGTGGTGGACGACTTGAATGTTGCCAGAATTGCTGAAAAAGCAGGGGTCGACGCGATACATGTAGACGCGATGAAGGAGGGAGTGAATTGTGGAGACCTAGATTTAATTAGAAAGATTTCCAAAAGCGTTAATGTTTTTTTAATAGGTAATAATTCGATTAGGGACGTTGAGAGTGCTATTGAAATGATAAAGGCAGGTGCTGACGCTGTTTCTATTGCACGAGCAGCCATGAAAGACCCGACGATAGTGGGGAGAATAGCTCTAGGCATCGAAGAATGGCAAAGAAAGGAGAAAAATGGGAAAATTTAA
- the cofD gene encoding 2-phospho-L-lactate transferase yields MTLIALLTGGTGGLKLLKGFLKVLPQEDISVIVNTGDDIELHGLYISPDLDSAVYLVAGILDEEKFWGIKGDTFNCLEMMHRYGLPTWFALGDRDLATHIWRTHLLRCGLQLSEVVKIMCDKLDVRVRILPMTNDKVQTYINTNLGVLSLQEFWVKYKGQPEVFGVEYRGAEKARPPREVIDVLKGAEAVIIGPSNPVTSIAPILSIKEIRETIRRVRCRKIAVSPIVGGKAVSGPAAKLMRSLGVEVSPLGVAQFYKDVAEILVFDRVDSSLVDKVRSIGVIPYVTDTLMNDERDMQRLASEIMSLVRGK; encoded by the coding sequence GTGACGTTGATTGCATTATTAACAGGAGGCACTGGTGGGCTAAAACTGCTTAAAGGGTTTCTTAAAGTTCTTCCGCAAGAAGACATTTCAGTCATAGTGAACACTGGCGACGATATTGAACTTCATGGTCTATACATAAGTCCGGATTTAGATAGCGCAGTCTACCTCGTTGCGGGTATTCTTGACGAAGAAAAATTTTGGGGGATTAAGGGGGACACTTTCAATTGCCTCGAAATGATGCATAGATATGGTTTACCCACCTGGTTCGCTTTGGGAGATCGCGATTTGGCAACGCACATATGGAGGACACATCTTCTCAGATGCGGCCTTCAGCTTTCCGAAGTAGTAAAAATCATGTGCGACAAGCTTGATGTCAGAGTAAGAATTCTCCCTATGACAAATGACAAGGTACAAACATACATAAACACTAACCTTGGCGTCCTTTCCTTGCAAGAATTTTGGGTTAAGTATAAGGGACAACCTGAGGTTTTTGGTGTAGAATATAGAGGGGCGGAAAAAGCCAGGCCCCCTCGCGAGGTTATTGATGTACTAAAAGGAGCGGAAGCAGTTATCATAGGACCAAGTAACCCGGTTACAAGTATAGCACCAATACTTTCTATCAAGGAAATTAGAGAAACTATCAGGAGAGTACGCTGCAGGAAGATTGCAGTTAGCCCTATAGTGGGAGGGAAAGCTGTAAGCGGGCCGGCGGCAAAGCTTATGCGAAGCCTAGGTGTTGAAGTTTCCCCACTTGGTGTGGCACAATTTTACAAAGATGTGGCCGAAATCTTGGTCTTCGACAGAGTTGACAGTTCGCTGGTGGATAAAGTAAGATCTATTGGTGTTATTCCATACGTCACGGATACGTTAATGAATGATGAAAGAGATATGCAACGTTTAGCCTCTGAAATAATGAGCTTGGTGAGGGGAAAATGA
- the cofE gene encoding coenzyme F420-0:L-glutamate ligase yields the protein MVQIKIELIGIKGIPLVKEGDDVAKLIVEAAEKQGVKILDNDVIVVAQSIVSKAEGRVVDLSKVTPSPFAINVSKQIGKSPQMVEVILREAKKVVRMRHIIITETFHGFVCANSGVDESNVSGGGKVTLLPLDPDESARRIREGIFNLTGADVAVIISDTFGRPFREGVVNVAIGVAGLKPLWDRRGDKDLYGYVLRSTIVAVADELASAAELIMGQADEGIPVVIIRGYKYIKGDGSYKELLMPPERDLFR from the coding sequence GTGGTACAAATTAAAATAGAATTAATAGGAATTAAAGGTATACCGCTTGTGAAGGAAGGAGATGACGTAGCGAAGCTGATCGTTGAAGCAGCGGAAAAGCAAGGTGTTAAAATACTCGATAATGATGTCATCGTTGTGGCGCAATCGATAGTTTCTAAGGCTGAGGGACGAGTTGTAGACTTGTCGAAGGTTACACCCTCACCTTTCGCTATCAATGTAAGCAAACAAATCGGCAAGTCCCCCCAAATGGTTGAAGTTATCCTGAGAGAGGCAAAAAAAGTTGTTAGGATGCGACACATAATTATTACGGAAACATTTCACGGATTCGTTTGCGCGAATTCGGGGGTAGACGAGTCAAATGTATCCGGAGGGGGGAAAGTCACGCTTCTCCCTTTGGACCCAGACGAGTCGGCAAGACGCATTAGAGAGGGCATTTTCAACCTCACGGGGGCAGATGTTGCTGTTATAATCTCTGATACGTTTGGAAGACCCTTCAGGGAGGGAGTGGTAAACGTAGCTATAGGAGTAGCGGGACTTAAGCCGCTTTGGGACAGGCGCGGAGACAAGGATTTGTATGGGTACGTCTTGCGTTCGACAATAGTCGCCGTGGCGGACGAGTTAGCTTCAGCAGCCGAGCTAATCATGGGGCAAGCCGATGAAGGAATTCCCGTAGTAATAATAAGAGGATACAAGTACATTAAAGGTGACGGAAGTTACAAAGAACTTTTAATGCCGCCTGAAAGAGACCTTTTCAGGTGA
- the cofC gene encoding 2-phospho-L-lactate guanylyltransferase, with protein sequence MNNTYLVIPFKGLETAKSRLSPFLPPDARQKLSLAMLLDVITAAKKSKMFKKILIVTTDRKFKVSYKGVTLIFESPPYDLNKAVQLGVDFCSKHGAKAALILPADLPLITPSDIKNIIKMGEPDEKVVVISPSESNGTNALFMKPPGIIPPYFGEDSFNKHISASRERGVSVKVYTSPTIKTDIDYINTLLINALNLGKNTKKVIDVIKNHLKVEGKTLQPSAI encoded by the coding sequence ATGAACAATACATACTTGGTTATTCCTTTTAAAGGACTGGAAACTGCAAAATCGAGATTATCTCCCTTCCTTCCTCCTGATGCACGACAAAAACTAAGTCTTGCTATGTTACTTGACGTAATAACTGCCGCAAAGAAGTCTAAAATGTTCAAGAAAATTCTTATTGTGACAACAGACAGAAAATTTAAAGTTTCCTATAAAGGAGTCACCCTCATATTCGAGTCTCCTCCATATGATCTAAACAAAGCAGTTCAACTCGGAGTCGACTTTTGTTCTAAGCATGGCGCAAAAGCCGCTCTCATCCTACCCGCAGATTTACCACTTATAACGCCAAGCGATATAAAAAACATAATTAAGATGGGGGAGCCAGATGAGAAAGTTGTTGTTATTTCTCCGTCAGAGTCAAATGGGACTAACGCACTCTTCATGAAACCTCCCGGGATCATTCCCCCTTACTTTGGGGAGGACAGCTTCAACAAGCATATTTCTGCATCCAGAGAGCGAGGTGTATCAGTCAAAGTATATACCTCCCCGACAATTAAGACTGACATAGATTACATCAACACACTTTTAATAAACGCCCTTAATTTAGGTAAGAACACGAAGAAAGTAATTGATGTAATAAAAAACCATCTGAAAGTGGAAGGTAAAACCCTTCAACCATCCGCAATATAA
- a CDS encoding roadblock/LC7 domain-containing protein, with protein MSKDKLSTLTKILEDMNKKGGFSASVISREDGLVVAEASGPESKQVIAAMAGLAHATAIRVKDQIGLGDLEQVTIETSDGIIVFKSIEVSNKRFILAAILPISAKRRIADAASVLLHKERRYERIIEDAVKEIKEVFAE; from the coding sequence ATGTCTAAAGATAAGCTTTCGACATTAACAAAAATTTTAGAGGACATGAACAAAAAGGGGGGTTTTTCAGCGAGTGTCATTTCTAGGGAGGATGGACTAGTGGTTGCTGAGGCGAGCGGTCCTGAAAGTAAACAGGTAATCGCCGCGATGGCTGGTCTAGCTCACGCGACTGCCATTAGAGTTAAAGATCAGATAGGACTTGGAGACCTAGAACAAGTAACTATAGAAACAAGCGATGGGATTATTGTATTCAAAAGTATAGAGGTCTCAAATAAAAGGTTTATACTGGCAGCTATACTACCGATTTCAGCTAAACGGAGGATTGCTGATGCAGCATCGGTCCTTCTACATAAAGAGAGAAGGTATGAACGAATAATAGAAGATGCGGTGAAGGAGATCAAAGAGGTTTTTGCAGAGTAA
- the hisG gene encoding ATP phosphoribosyltransferase: protein MKLNFVIPKGSLQEATLALLRQAGYEIKGSDRSYRPWINDPEINLKVLRPQEIPTFVESGAHDLGITGMDWVEETSADVVILSNLAYGKVKIVLAVPNYWTHINSLSDLIRTFAENGKPIRIATEYINITARYVSSNPEYKSRFGSLTPEVITPWYRYGENPNVKILLSFGATEAKPPEDAEAIVDNTETGTTILSNNLKIIEEICESQAVLISNRDALSHPWKREKIKDVMTLLEGAVDARERLHIFMNVKEENLQALLKILPALKKPTISPLAGEEGWYAINTVIRKDEFLRIIPYLRQLAQGLVVYEPRQVLPLEKIQNKF from the coding sequence TTGAAACTAAACTTTGTTATTCCTAAGGGCTCCCTTCAGGAAGCCACGCTGGCTTTGCTTAGACAGGCTGGATACGAGATAAAGGGAAGTGATAGGTCCTATAGGCCTTGGATAAACGACCCAGAAATAAACCTCAAAGTTCTCAGACCGCAAGAAATACCTACCTTCGTGGAATCAGGGGCTCATGACTTAGGAATCACCGGGATGGACTGGGTAGAAGAAACTTCAGCAGACGTCGTAATATTGTCAAACCTAGCTTATGGTAAAGTAAAAATAGTTTTAGCTGTTCCAAACTACTGGACTCATATAAATTCCCTTTCAGATTTAATACGTACCTTCGCTGAAAATGGAAAGCCTATACGTATAGCAACAGAATATATAAATATCACAGCTCGGTACGTATCATCAAACCCCGAATATAAATCACGTTTCGGCTCGCTAACCCCTGAGGTCATAACCCCCTGGTACAGATATGGAGAAAACCCTAACGTAAAAATACTGCTTTCCTTTGGCGCTACAGAGGCTAAGCCGCCTGAGGATGCGGAAGCAATAGTCGATAATACCGAAACCGGGACCACTATTCTCTCTAACAACCTTAAGATAATCGAAGAAATATGTGAATCTCAAGCGGTTCTCATATCTAACAGAGATGCTTTAAGCCACCCTTGGAAAAGAGAAAAGATAAAAGATGTAATGACTCTTCTCGAGGGTGCGGTTGACGCGAGAGAACGCTTGCACATATTTATGAATGTGAAGGAAGAAAACTTACAAGCGCTTTTGAAAATACTCCCCGCACTCAAAAAGCCGACAATATCTCCACTTGCTGGGGAAGAAGGATGGTACGCCATTAATACCGTTATTCGCAAAGATGAGTTTCTGAGAATAATACCGTACCTCAGGCAATTAGCGCAAGGACTAGTGGTTTACGAGCCGCGGCAAGTCCTCCCACTCGAAAAAATACAGAACAAGTTCTAA